GGCGTCGGAGGTGCGCCGCAGGACGTCGTTGGTGCGGGCGGCGCCGAGCTTGCCGTCCAGCTTGGCCCGGGTGAGGTCCATGGTCAGCGCCTCGTCGATCCGGTCGGGCGCGATGCCGAGGGCGAGGAACCGGGCCCGCACCGTCTCCGCTCCCCCGTTGGACCGCTCGACCTCGGCGCGGCGCCGCTGCACCTCGCGCCGGGTGACCTCGACGCCGTTGTCCTCGGCGGCCTGCTGCACGATCCGGTTCTGGACGAGACGGATCAGGGTGTCCTGGTTCAGCCGGGCGCTGTTGGCCAGCAGTTGCTGCCCCTGCGGGGAGGACCGCTGCGCGTCCCGTACGACGTTCACCTCGTGCTGGAGCTGCGAGACGCTGATCCGGTCGTCGCCCACGACGGCCGCGGCGCCGGGATGCGAGGTGGACCCGCAGGCGGTGAGCAGCGGCGCGGAGAGGAGCACGGCGGCGGAGACAACGAGCGCGGTCCTACGGCGGTGCATGGAGCCTCCCGGCTGGGTCGTGGACGATGACGAGCGGGCAGTCGGCCTTGCGTTGATCGATGGTAGGGAGTCCACGTGACGTAGGCCACTGATTCGGCCAACGATTCGCCGGCGGCGGCGAGCGGTGTCTTCAACCGCCGGACGGGCTGGTTTCTCGCTGAGCTCAGCCACATCAAGCCCGCTGGGGGCACCTCCCAGCGGTAGCTGGGGGAGATTGAGGACACCGCCGCGCAGCGGTGGTGCGGGAGCAAGGGGACCGCGGTGGTGGCGTGAGGTGCGTCGCGAAAGCCGGGGCCGGGTGAACCGCCGCCGCCCGGGAGCCGTCTTCGCGGAGGGGGCCGGAGAAGAGAGAAGAGGCAGGCCTTCCCGGCAAGGGACCGGCTCCCGACCGGCCCCGGTCGCTTTCGCGTATCTTTTCGACATTCGCCCGGCGCGTCCCGTGGCCCCGGCGGCTCACCGGAGACACCGCGCTATAGAGAGGACAGGACCGCCCATGGATTCGGCCGCAGCCGCCGTCTCGGCACCGGGCCGCAGCCCGGCCCGGTCCATGAAGTCCAAGGCCACGCCGCGCGCCGCCGCCCTGCTCGGGCCGCGGGCCGACCCGTACTGGCTGGCGGCCGTCCTCTTCGTCCTGTTCACCGCGGTGTCGGTGTGCCGGCACCGGCGGATGCTGACCATGTCCTGGGACCTCGGCATCTTCGAGCAGGCGATACGCGCCTACGCCCACCTCCAGGCGCCCGTCGCGGACCTCAAGGGGCCCGGCACCCATATCCTCGGCGACCACTTCAGCCCGGTCACCGCGCTGATCGCGCCCTTCTACCGCGTCTTCCCCGGCCCCGTGACCCTGCTCGTCGCGCAGGCGGCGCTGTTCGCGCTGTCCGCCGTGCCCGTCACCCGCCTCGCGGCCGGGCTGCTGGGCCGGGCGCGCGGACTGGCCGTCGGCATCGCGTACGGGCTGTCGTGGGGGGTGCAGCGCGCGGTCGACTTCGACTTCCACGAGATCGCCTTCGCCATGCCGCTGCTCGCCTTCTCCCTGGAGGCCGTGGTGCGCCGACGGTGGCGGGCCGCGGTGTGGTGGGCGGTGCCGCTCGTCCTCGTCAAGGAGGACCTGGGCGTCACGGCCGCGGCCATCGGGGTGCTGATCCTCATGCGGCTGCGCGGCACGAAGCGCGACCCGCGCGCGACGGCGCTCGCCGTCGGGCTGGTGGCGTTCGGCCTGGCCGCCCTCGCCGTCACCCTCGGCCTGATCATCCCGAGCTTCAACACCGGCGGCTCCTACGACTACTGGAACAAGGTCAACGGCACCGGCCCCACCGCCACCATCCCCTTCGACACCGCCGTCCGCACCCTGCTGTGGGTACTGCTGCCCACCACCGGGCTGCTGGCGCTGCGCTCACCGCTGCTGATCGTCGCGCTGCCGACGCTGGGCTGGCGGTTCGTCTCCCACGAGGAGCACTACTGGGGCACCGACTGGCACTACAGCGCCGTGCTGATGCCCGTCGTCTTCCTCACCCTCGTCGACGCGCTGGCCACGGCCCGGCGCAGCCGGCGCCGGTGGCTGCGCCGCTACGCGCACCAACTGCCCGCCGCCGTGCTCGCGGCGGCGCTCGCGCTGAGCGCCTCGCTGCCGCTGTACGGGCTGACGGAGCCCGACACGTACCGGATATCCGAGGGCGTCAAGGCGACCGAACGCCTGCTGGCCCGCATCCCCGACGGTGCCGTCGTCGAAGCGGACGTCGGCCCGATAAGCCGGCTCGTCTCCCGCTGCCGGGTGCTGTGGATCGGGGACACCCGGGGCGTCGTCCCCGACTACGTCGCCCAGCACGTCACCGACGGTAAGCCGCTCCAGGAACTGGCCGCCGAGGCCCAGCGGCGCCACCCCGGCTCCCGCTTCGGCGTCCTCGGCGGCGAGGGCGGTTACGTCGTCCTGAAGCGGATCGCCTAGGGCGCCTGTCCGAGGTCGTGCGCACCCCCGCTGCGCGGTGGTGTCCTCAATCGCCGGACGGGCTCATTCAAGCCCGTCCGGCGATTGAGGACACAGCACAGCAGCCCGCTGGGGGCACCTCCCAGCGGTAGCCGGGGGAGATTGAGGACGCGCCCGCAGGGCGCCCGCCGGCAGGGCCTTCGGCTACCTGGTCGCGAAGCGGGTCGGCGCCGCGGTGGGGTTGCCCCCGGTGGGCGGCTTGCGGGAGGGGCAGGCGGAGAGGACCTTCACCATGGCCGCCTTCTCCGCGTCGGTCACCCACAGGCCGTACTTCTTCTTCACCGCCACCTGACGGGCGACGTACTCACAGCGGTACGCCTCGTTGCCCGGCAGCCACTTCGCCGTGTCGCCGTCGCCCTTGCTGCGGTTCGCGGAGGCGTCCGCCGCTATCAGGTTGAGCGGGTCATTGGCGAGGGCGACGCGCTTGGCCGGGTCCCAGCCGCGGGCGCCCTTCTGCCACGCGTCGGACAGGGCGACGACATGGTCGATGTCTATCCTGCTCTTCCCCCGCTCGAAGCGGACCGACTTCCCCGTGTACGGGTCCTTGGTGAGCGTGCCGGAGGTGACCGTGCAGCGGCCGTCGCCGAACTTCACCTCCGACAGGTCGCGTTTGAGGATGTCGTCCCGGGTGCCGCACCTGTTCCCGTCGGTATCCGCCCAGGGCCGGCCGAACTTCGTCCGGGTGTAACCCTCCATGGACTCCCGTCCCTTGACCGTCAGGGTGGACGCCGTCTTCAGGGCCGAGCCCTCACCACCCTTGGCGGCGTCCGGGCCCTTCTCCCCTTCCGAGGAACAACCGGCGGCGGCGAGGAGGGCGGCGGCAAGGACGGCGTACGCGGGCAGCGTGAACCGAGGCAAGGGAGGTGTCCCGTCTGTGAGGTGGCGGCGTGAAGACGCGGCGTGAACCGGATGCGTGAGGTGGCGGCGTGAACCGGATCCGGTGACCGTCAGATGATGTGGACCGCCCACCGGGCCGTAGGGAATTTGTCCCGGTTCAGACGGCCACAAACGGCGCGAAGGCGCACATCCACCCACGGAACAGCGCCCGTGGCCGCGCCCCCCTCGCAGGGGCACACGCGACCACGGACGCCAAAGGTCCGCTGAGAACTTCCGCTACGAACCCAGAATCGTCGTCAGGAACTCGCCCGTCCACGCGAGCAGTTCCCGGCCGACCAGCGGCTTGCCGCCAATGGGCCGCGTCGCCGGACGCGGCACCAGGATCTGGTTCGTCGCCGGCTTCATGACCGTCCGCGGATAGAGGCGCTTGAGCCGCAGCTCCTGGGACTCGCGCAGCTCGACCGGGCCGAAGCGTACATTGGGGCCCTGGAGCGTGATGTCCGCGACCCCGCACGCGCGGGCCAGCATCCGCAGACCCGCGACGAGCAGCAGATTCTCCACCGGCTCCGGCAGCTTGCCGTAGCGGTCGGTGAGCTCCTCGCGGACGGCCTTGATGTCCGCCTCGCTGTTGGCCGAGGCGATCGCCCGGTACGCCTGGAGGCGCAGCCGCTCACCCGGCGCGTAGTCGTGCGGGACGTGCGCGTCGACCGGCAGCTCGATCTTCACCTCCAGCGGCGGCTCCTCCTCCACCCCGCCCTCCACCGAGGCCCGGTAGTCCGCCACGGCCTCGCCGACCATGCGGATGTAGAGGTCGAAGCCGACGCCCGCGATGTGCCCGGACTGCTCGCCGCCGAGCAGATTGCCCGCGCCGCGGATCTCCAGGTCCTTCATCGCCACGTACATGCCCGCGCCCATCTCCGTGTGCTGGGCGATGGTGGCGAGCCGCTCGTGCGCGGTCTCGGTGAGCGGCTTCTCCGGCGGGTAGAGGAAGTAGGCGTAGCCGCGCTCGCGGCTACGGCCGACGCGGCCGCGCAGCTGGTGCAGCTGCGACAGGCCGAAGTTGTCGCCGCGCTCGACGATCAGGGTGTTGGCGTTGGAGATGTCGATGCCCGACTCCACGATCGTCGTGGAGACCAGGACGTCGAACTTCTTCTCCCAGAAGTCGACGACGACCTGCTCCAGGGCGCTCTCCCCCATCTGCCCGTGCGCCGTCTGGATCCGCGCCTCGGGGACGATCTCGCGCAGCCGCGCGGCCGCCCGGTCGATGGACTCCACCCGGTTGTGGATGTAGAAGACCTGGCCCTCGCGGAGCAGTTCCCGCCGGATGGCGGCACCGATCTGCTTCTGGTCGTACGGGCCGACGAAGGTCAGCACCGGGTGCCGCTCCTCCGGCGGCGTGGTGATCGTCGACATCTCACGGATGCCGGTGACCGCCATCTCCAGCGTGCGGGGGATGGGGGTGGCCGACATCGTCAGCACGTCGACGTTGGCGCGGAGCTTCTTCAGCTGCTCCTTGTGCTCCACGCCGAAGCGCTGCTCCTCGTCCACGATGACCAGGCCCAGGTCCTTGAACTTGGTCTCGGAGGAGAACAGCCGGTGGGTGCCGATGACGATGTCGACCGAGCCGTCCCGCAGCCCCTCCAGGACGGCCTTCGCCTCGGTGTCGCTCTGGAAGCGGGACAGCGCCTTGGTGACCAC
The window above is part of the Streptomyces syringium genome. Proteins encoded here:
- a CDS encoding HNH endonuclease family protein gives rise to the protein MPRFTLPAYAVLAAALLAAAGCSSEGEKGPDAAKGGEGSALKTASTLTVKGRESMEGYTRTKFGRPWADTDGNRCGTRDDILKRDLSEVKFGDGRCTVTSGTLTKDPYTGKSVRFERGKSRIDIDHVVALSDAWQKGARGWDPAKRVALANDPLNLIAADASANRSKGDGDTAKWLPGNEAYRCEYVARQVAVKKKYGLWVTDAEKAAMVKVLSACPSRKPPTGGNPTAAPTRFATR
- a CDS encoding DUF2079 domain-containing protein, with the protein product MDSAAAAVSAPGRSPARSMKSKATPRAAALLGPRADPYWLAAVLFVLFTAVSVCRHRRMLTMSWDLGIFEQAIRAYAHLQAPVADLKGPGTHILGDHFSPVTALIAPFYRVFPGPVTLLVAQAALFALSAVPVTRLAAGLLGRARGLAVGIAYGLSWGVQRAVDFDFHEIAFAMPLLAFSLEAVVRRRWRAAVWWAVPLVLVKEDLGVTAAAIGVLILMRLRGTKRDPRATALAVGLVAFGLAALAVTLGLIIPSFNTGGSYDYWNKVNGTGPTATIPFDTAVRTLLWVLLPTTGLLALRSPLLIVALPTLGWRFVSHEEHYWGTDWHYSAVLMPVVFLTLVDALATARRSRRRWLRRYAHQLPAAVLAAALALSASLPLYGLTEPDTYRISEGVKATERLLARIPDGAVVEADVGPISRLVSRCRVLWIGDTRGVVPDYVAQHVTDGKPLQELAAEAQRRHPGSRFGVLGGEGGYVVLKRIA
- a CDS encoding SurA N-terminal domain-containing protein: MHRRRTALVVSAAVLLSAPLLTACGSTSHPGAAAVVGDDRISVSQLQHEVNVVRDAQRSSPQGQQLLANSARLNQDTLIRLVQNRIVQQAAEDNGVEVTRREVQRRRAEVERSNGGAETVRARFLALGIAPDRIDEALTMDLTRAKLDGKLGAARTNDVLRRTSDALHVDVNPRYGTWDPKRGTAEPAQEPWLRAAAPAPGEPERPA